Proteins encoded by one window of Blautia luti:
- a CDS encoding YitT family protein, which yields MKKQLNYADIIKEVLILTGAVAIIAAAVYFFLVPSHTSVSSISGLGIVLSNFVPLPLSAITMILNVVLLIIGFITCGREFGVKTVYTSIVLPLFLGLFEKVFPDFGSMTNSQELDVLCYILVVSVGLSILFNRNASSGGLDIVAKIMNKYLHMELGKAMSLSGMCVALSAAMVYDKKTVVLSILGTYFNGMVLDHFIFDHNIKRRVCVITQKEEELRKFIIEDLHSGATIYEATGAYNMKKRNEIITIVDKTEYQKLMAYINHEDPKAFVTVYNVSDMRYQPKL from the coding sequence ATGAAAAAACAACTAAATTATGCAGATATCATAAAGGAAGTGCTGATTCTGACAGGTGCGGTAGCGATCATTGCGGCAGCAGTTTATTTCTTTCTGGTGCCGAGCCATACCTCTGTAAGCAGTATCTCCGGTCTTGGTATCGTGTTATCAAACTTTGTACCATTGCCGTTGTCTGCAATTACCATGATTTTGAATGTGGTACTTCTGATCATTGGCTTTATCACCTGCGGACGCGAGTTTGGCGTAAAAACGGTTTACACCAGCATTGTTTTGCCTTTATTTCTCGGATTATTTGAGAAAGTATTTCCGGATTTTGGCTCCATGACCAACAGTCAGGAGCTGGATGTGCTGTGCTATATTCTGGTAGTCAGCGTAGGACTGAGCATTCTTTTTAACAGAAATGCATCCTCCGGTGGTCTGGATATTGTGGCAAAGATTATGAACAAATATCTTCACATGGAACTGGGAAAAGCAATGTCTCTTTCCGGTATGTGTGTGGCTCTTTCCGCAGCGATGGTATATGATAAGAAGACAGTGGTGCTGAGTATTCTGGGAACATACTTTAATGGAATGGTTCTGGATCACTTTATCTTTGACCATAATATTAAGAGGCGTGTCTGTGTCATCACTCAGAAAGAGGAAGAGCTGCGTAAATTCATTATTGAAGATCTGCACAGCGGAGCGACGATCTATGAAGCGACAGGTGCCTATAATATGAAGAAACGCAATGAGATCATCACGATCGTAGACAAAACAGAATATCAGAAGCTGATGGCTTACATCAATCATGAAGATCCAAAGGCCTTTGTGACGGTTTACAATGTATCGGATATGCGCTATCAGCCAAAGCTGTGA
- a CDS encoding zf-HC2 domain-containing protein, giving the protein MGKINCNVIQDILPLYIDDTVSDDTKELVEEHLQNCEICQRVYHETKADLENDMKLSAQTKESRNGANDLKNFSKFLKKRKIKTILVSIAATVICFVAVFTFMNKHITYINYKDAGITIVEDNEDEVTYKTNIRGNYHWNTSLDTETGVGTIHFEQSLWEKYVDSIFYPFDHIHSSLKKDEIKEMYVDKDGTTTTIWEASEEEQKAYLSEEHTEPLG; this is encoded by the coding sequence ATGGGAAAAATAAATTGTAATGTGATCCAGGATATTCTCCCATTGTATATTGATGATACAGTGAGCGATGACACAAAAGAACTGGTAGAAGAACATCTGCAAAACTGCGAAATCTGCCAACGAGTATATCATGAGACAAAGGCAGATCTTGAAAATGACATGAAGCTCTCTGCACAGACAAAAGAAAGCAGAAATGGAGCAAATGATCTGAAGAATTTCAGCAAATTTTTAAAGAAAAGAAAGATAAAAACAATTCTGGTTTCAATTGCAGCAACCGTAATTTGCTTTGTGGCAGTATTCACTTTTATGAACAAACATATTACATATATCAACTACAAAGATGCCGGAATCACTATTGTTGAGGATAATGAAGATGAAGTAACATATAAAACGAATATAAGAGGAAATTACCACTGGAATACATCTTTAGACACAGAAACAGGCGTAGGAACTATCCATTTTGAACAGAGTTTATGGGAGAAATATGTAGATAGTATTTTTTATCCATTTGATCATATTCACAGCAGTCTGAAGAAAGATGAGATAAAGGAAATGTATGTAGATAAAGATGGAACTACAACCACAATCTGGGAAGCTTCGGAGGAAGAACAGAAAGCTTATTTATCTGAAGAACATACAGAGCCGTTAGGATAA
- a CDS encoding RNA polymerase sigma factor, which yields MEKSEIETIYRKYFHDVFLYIRALSENESLAEEITQETFLKAMNNIEKFDGRKDIRAWLFVIAKNTYFRYCRRNKIYVGEEFSEIMQDSMQDTSPAVLDQIVQDETVRNLKRYAELIPEPYREVFHLRIYGELSFEQIGKCYQKSAGWARVTYHRARQMIRAQISQEEK from the coding sequence ATGGAGAAATCAGAAATCGAAACAATTTACCGGAAGTATTTCCATGATGTCTTTCTCTATATCCGGGCACTTTCCGAAAATGAAAGTCTGGCAGAGGAAATCACCCAGGAAACATTCCTGAAGGCAATGAATAATATTGAGAAATTTGACGGCCGGAAGGATATCCGCGCATGGCTATTTGTAATTGCCAAGAATACATATTTCCGCTATTGCAGACGAAATAAAATCTATGTGGGCGAAGAATTTTCAGAAATAATGCAGGATTCCATGCAGGATACATCGCCGGCCGTACTGGATCAGATCGTGCAGGATGAGACTGTTCGGAATCTCAAACGCTATGCAGAACTGATACCGGAACCCTACAGGGAAGTATTTCATCTGCGGATATACGGTGAGCTCTCCTTTGAGCAGATCGGAAAATGCTATCAGAAAAGTGCCGGATGGGCGAGGGTAACTTACCACCGTGCGCGACAGATGATAAGAGCACAGATAAGTCAGGAGGAAAAATGA
- a CDS encoding ABC transporter permease, whose translation MRMQLYKMELYKIFHRKIFWIGILAILGLMFVYFWFAEVGDERCVIDGRSYSGYEAVQMNKKITEEYAGTVTDEKINQIVDKYGLPSELNENMPGWKNGNYLNDFVTRFFTNGSWENGVKPTERYRLKDTDLWKAYKEYNENIDSKSEKNDKKQMKNEILSMWKLKPTLEYTTGWKVFGELLQFGLILGSIMIICVISGIFAEESQTKMLPLIFTTVEGKRKDTSAKVLASFTITVLLYAGITGSAWGLCKIVYDLKGGYNLTGVVISGSMWKTVDKVPFFSYLSVLLILGMLAFLSLNAITLCTSAYQDSMFGAVVATAICWAIPLLVRIFFGGFVWILVDSMPMFLIMQVNLNDIYSIWYVVAVIAVGVLAVSLTKGILHYKVK comes from the coding sequence ATGAGAATGCAGTTGTATAAGATGGAACTTTATAAAATTTTTCACAGGAAGATTTTCTGGATAGGAATATTAGCAATCTTGGGATTGATGTTTGTGTATTTCTGGTTTGCGGAAGTGGGAGATGAGAGATGTGTAATAGATGGTCGGAGCTATTCAGGATATGAAGCAGTACAGATGAATAAAAAAATTACAGAAGAGTATGCGGGTACTGTCACAGATGAAAAAATCAATCAGATTGTAGATAAATATGGACTTCCTTCGGAATTAAATGAAAATATGCCTGGCTGGAAGAACGGTAATTATCTGAATGATTTTGTAACAAGATTTTTTACAAATGGAAGTTGGGAGAATGGAGTAAAACCTACAGAGCGATATAGGCTTAAGGACACTGATTTATGGAAAGCCTATAAAGAATACAATGAAAATATAGACAGCAAATCAGAAAAAAACGATAAGAAACAGATGAAAAATGAGATATTGTCAATGTGGAAGCTCAAACCAACACTGGAATATACCACAGGCTGGAAAGTTTTCGGAGAACTGCTACAGTTTGGACTGATTCTGGGAAGTATTATGATCATCTGTGTGATTTCAGGTATTTTTGCAGAGGAAAGTCAGACAAAGATGCTACCATTAATCTTTACAACAGTGGAGGGGAAAAGGAAGGATACTTCAGCCAAAGTTCTGGCTTCTTTTACGATAACAGTTCTGTTATATGCAGGAATTACAGGAAGTGCATGGGGATTATGCAAAATCGTGTATGACTTAAAGGGGGGATACAATCTGACAGGAGTAGTCATTTCGGGAAGTATGTGGAAGACAGTGGATAAAGTTCCATTTTTCAGTTATTTGTCAGTGCTTTTGATATTGGGGATGTTGGCATTTTTATCATTAAATGCCATTACATTGTGCACTTCAGCATATCAGGACAGTATGTTTGGAGCTGTAGTTGCAACTGCAATATGTTGGGCAATTCCATTGCTTGTACGGATTTTTTTTGGTGGATTTGTATGGATTTTGGTGGACTCGATGCCGATGTTTCTCATTATGCAGGTGAATCTGAATGATATATACAGTATCTGGTACGTTGTAGCTGTAATAGCTGTGGGTGTGTTGGCAGTGTCTCTGACCAAAGGAATATTGCATTATAAAGTCAAATAG
- a CDS encoding ABC transporter ATP-binding protein, with translation MHELKLYEVQKKYKDKTAVKQVSYTFKHGVYGLLGENGAGKTTLMRLICGVLQPTTGNIYYDGMEIAQMGAEYRRLLGYLPQELGYYDNFTAERFLRYIAALKAMSAECSEQKIQELLELVELQKDKKKKLRTFSGGMLRRVGIAQALLNNPEILVLDEPTAGLDPKERVKFRNIISSLGKEKTVLLSTHIVSDIEYIADQILIMKDGELICSGTEQGITASVKGYVWKCNVSTDVAQKLCNQYIVSNLRNGSEENQAELRIISEKCPFPAAELAEETLEDAYLYQTQDINRIRSRRDENAVV, from the coding sequence ATGCATGAATTAAAGTTATACGAGGTTCAGAAAAAATATAAAGACAAAACAGCGGTGAAACAGGTAAGTTATACATTTAAACATGGAGTTTATGGTCTGCTCGGAGAAAACGGGGCGGGAAAAACAACTCTGATGCGTCTGATCTGTGGAGTTTTGCAGCCAACCACAGGAAATATTTATTATGATGGAATGGAAATTGCTCAGATGGGAGCAGAATATCGCAGACTTCTGGGATATCTGCCACAGGAACTGGGATATTATGACAATTTTACAGCAGAAAGATTCCTGAGATACATAGCTGCATTGAAAGCTATGTCAGCGGAGTGTTCCGAGCAGAAGATTCAGGAACTGCTGGAACTGGTAGAACTTCAGAAAGATAAAAAGAAAAAGCTTAGAACTTTTTCAGGGGGAATGCTTCGGAGAGTAGGAATAGCCCAGGCATTACTCAATAATCCGGAAATTCTGGTTCTGGATGAACCGACTGCAGGATTGGATCCGAAAGAAAGGGTAAAATTTAGAAATATTATCAGTTCATTGGGAAAAGAAAAAACAGTATTACTTTCGACACATATTGTATCCGATATTGAATACATCGCTGATCAGATTTTAATTATGAAGGATGGCGAACTGATCTGTAGTGGAACAGAACAGGGGATTACTGCAAGTGTAAAGGGATATGTCTGGAAATGTAATGTTTCGACTGATGTGGCACAAAAACTTTGTAACCAGTATATAGTAAGTAACCTGAGAAACGGCAGTGAGGAAAACCAGGCAGAACTGAGGATTATTTCAGAAAAATGCCCATTTCCCGCTGCTGAACTTGCAGAGGAAACACTGGAGGATGCATATCTTTATCAAACACAGGATATTAACAGAATAAGGAGCAGAAGAGATGAGAATGCAGTTGTATAA
- a CDS encoding RNA polymerase sigma factor — protein MSDRKLLKKVRDGDKEALSDIIKQYYADIFRFCLYMIQNEEDSYDITQETFLKFMKYGTSYQRNNLKGYLLTIARNLCFDYQQRKKETGKNLRSYEAENENGILKISENTKNIQQYPDICGTDKMKEMEDYLYLKGLLNRLSQEVREVIILRAYEELKFKDIAKMMNCSLSTAKSRYRIGIQQMKNMIKEGDQ, from the coding sequence ATGAGTGACAGAAAGCTGCTGAAGAAAGTACGGGACGGAGATAAAGAGGCATTATCTGACATTATAAAACAATATTATGCGGACATTTTCCGTTTCTGTCTTTACATGATACAGAACGAAGAAGATTCCTATGATATTACGCAGGAAACTTTCCTGAAGTTTATGAAATATGGGACATCTTATCAAAGAAACAATCTGAAAGGATATCTTCTTACCATTGCCAGAAACCTCTGCTTTGATTATCAGCAGAGAAAAAAAGAGACAGGAAAAAATCTCCGCAGTTATGAAGCTGAGAATGAAAACGGAATCCTTAAAATAAGTGAAAACACGAAAAATATTCAGCAATATCCGGATATTTGCGGAACAGATAAAATGAAAGAAATGGAAGATTATCTTTATCTGAAAGGACTACTGAACAGACTTTCCCAGGAGGTAAGGGAGGTAATCATTTTGCGTGCATATGAGGAATTGAAATTTAAAGATATTGCAAAGATGATGAATTGTAGTCTCTCTACTGCAAAGTCGAGATATCGTATTGGAATTCAGCAGATGAAAAATATGATAAAGGAAGGAGATCAATGA
- a CDS encoding Rpn family recombination-promoting nuclease/putative transposase, translating to MITRKFKELTIRDAFMFAAVMSDPEICRRVLELALGIPISEVHIQTEKTMAYHSEYHGVRLDVYAADADRTRFNVEMQVTLQKFLPKRSRYYHDQIDMDALLTGDSYESLPDTYVIFICDFDPFGEGLYRYSTGTVCEETGKSIGDGVKTVYLNAHGKNRDGIPEELMQFLDYVKNTGRKETISTVDPFVRHLQNTIDTIKQDRSMEERYMLLEEMMRKEKQEGRQEMAVQFLIDSLESKFSVPDSLTKKIMSEMDISKLQSWFLLSLKVSSLEEFERNM from the coding sequence ATGATAACCAGAAAATTTAAAGAGCTGACAATACGGGATGCGTTTATGTTTGCAGCAGTGATGTCTGATCCGGAAATTTGTCGCAGAGTGCTGGAACTGGCACTGGGGATTCCTATTTCAGAAGTACATATCCAGACGGAGAAGACTATGGCATATCACTCAGAATACCATGGTGTTCGTCTGGATGTTTACGCAGCAGATGCAGACAGAACACGTTTCAATGTGGAAATGCAGGTAACACTGCAGAAATTCCTTCCCAAAAGAAGTCGTTATTACCATGATCAGATAGATATGGATGCATTACTGACAGGAGATTCATATGAGAGTCTGCCAGATACGTATGTGATTTTTATCTGTGATTTCGATCCTTTTGGAGAGGGATTGTATCGCTATTCAACAGGCACAGTCTGTGAAGAAACCGGAAAATCCATCGGTGATGGCGTGAAAACTGTTTATCTTAACGCACATGGGAAAAACAGGGATGGTATTCCAGAGGAATTAATGCAGTTTCTGGATTATGTAAAAAACACTGGGCGTAAAGAAACAATTTCAACTGTGGATCCATTTGTCAGACATTTACAGAATACGATTGATACAATTAAGCAGGATCGTAGCATGGAGGAAAGATATATGCTGTTAGAGGAAATGATGCGTAAAGAGAAGCAAGAGGGACGCCAGGAAATGGCAGTTCAATTTCTTATAGATTCTTTAGAATCGAAATTTTCTGTTCCGGATAGTCTGACTAAAAAAATTATGTCAGAGATGGATATTTCCAAATTGCAGTCATGGTTCCTGCTCTCACTGAAAGTATCTTCTCTTGAAGAATTTGAAAGAAACATGTAA
- the tnpA gene encoding IS200/IS605 family transposase, with product MEKDIFNINKNQLSYGRGYVYSLQYHLVWCTKYRKKVLKDGIDLECKKMLQDLAEEYRFQILAMEVMPDHIHMLVGCRPQFYISDMIKIMKGNLARQMFLLHPELKKELWGGHLWNPSYCAVTVSDRSREQVSAYIEGQKEKEKRKP from the coding sequence ATGGAAAAAGATATATTTAATATAAATAAAAATCAGCTTTCATATGGTAGAGGATATGTATATTCTCTGCAGTATCATCTGGTCTGGTGTACGAAATACAGGAAGAAAGTATTAAAAGACGGGATCGACCTGGAATGCAAAAAGATGTTGCAGGATCTGGCAGAAGAGTATCGGTTTCAGATCCTGGCAATGGAAGTCATGCCGGATCATATCCACATGCTTGTGGGTTGTCGGCCGCAGTTTTATATTTCAGATATGATCAAGATCATGAAAGGGAATCTTGCACGTCAGATGTTCCTTTTACATCCGGAGCTGAAAAAAGAACTGTGGGGAGGACATTTGTGGAACCCGTCTTATTGTGCCGTTACAGTCAGTGACCGGAGCCGTGAGCAGGTATCTGCCTATATCGAAGGCCAGAAGGAAAAAGAAAAGAGAAAGCCCTGA
- a CDS encoding ABC transporter substrate-binding protein — protein MTTKTKKLAALLMSGIMTLSIAPVVHADDKVELTGMVQQSRWYSGLQSMVEKLEKEENISIEFEVVPDDQYDNLMKMRLNSHEAPDLIAYQFADLFAAVDPEEFFVPLDDESWASKVKAPELTEYNGKHYGYCFEASNGFQGLIYNKDVFEANGITELPKTLDEFYAVCDKLKEAGIVPIAMPSDTWVPQIWMTSGMSRALGSKDACEDFANKILTNQAKFNDYPEMASVIDEYLELFKRGYVNDDYMTVSYDEILGRLASGETAMIYGATEILTSIEESYPDANLTIFNPPVGYDDKDVLAYLPTAMGLAVNKDTENLDTIKKVFDLWSTPEYGDLYFQSRPGFPNIEGIDGNEGAMNPDIPKIYNEYMDEGRVVAQMNQYLDTLQPLFGNTIWVYYLEAPSKGNMDGKAVLDRFQEDVDKFMTEKGAEGWK, from the coding sequence ATGACAACAAAAACAAAAAAACTGGCAGCATTACTCATGAGCGGAATCATGACACTTTCCATTGCCCCAGTTGTACATGCCGACGATAAGGTAGAGCTTACCGGTATGGTACAGCAATCCAGGTGGTACTCAGGATTACAGAGCATGGTTGAGAAACTGGAGAAAGAGGAAAATATTTCTATCGAATTTGAAGTTGTTCCAGATGACCAGTATGATAACCTGATGAAAATGAGATTAAATTCTCATGAAGCTCCAGACCTGATTGCTTATCAGTTTGCAGATTTATTTGCCGCTGTAGATCCTGAAGAATTTTTTGTTCCATTAGATGATGAAAGCTGGGCTTCCAAAGTAAAAGCTCCCGAACTGACAGAATATAATGGAAAACATTACGGTTATTGTTTCGAAGCATCCAACGGTTTTCAGGGACTTATTTACAACAAAGATGTTTTTGAAGCAAATGGAATAACAGAACTTCCAAAAACCTTAGATGAATTTTATGCTGTCTGCGACAAATTAAAAGAAGCAGGAATTGTTCCTATTGCGATGCCATCAGATACCTGGGTTCCACAGATTTGGATGACCTCTGGTATGTCACGAGCACTTGGAAGTAAAGATGCTTGTGAAGATTTTGCAAATAAAATTTTAACAAATCAGGCAAAATTTAATGATTATCCAGAAATGGCTTCTGTAATTGACGAATACTTAGAATTGTTTAAAAGAGGATACGTGAATGATGATTATATGACAGTAAGCTATGATGAAATTCTGGGACGTCTGGCAAGCGGAGAAACTGCAATGATCTATGGTGCGACAGAAATTTTAACTTCCATTGAAGAATCTTACCCTGATGCCAATCTGACTATTTTTAATCCTCCAGTAGGCTATGATGATAAAGATGTCCTGGCATATCTTCCTACAGCAATGGGACTTGCTGTAAATAAAGATACTGAAAACCTTGATACTATTAAAAAAGTATTTGATCTGTGGAGTACTCCGGAATATGGAGATTTATATTTCCAGTCTCGTCCAGGCTTCCCAAATATTGAAGGAATTGACGGAAACGAAGGTGCAATGAATCCAGATATCCCTAAAATCTACAACGAATATATGGACGAAGGAAGAGTAGTCGCACAGATGAATCAGTACCTTGACACTCTCCAGCCACTGTTTGGAAATACAATTTGGGTTTACTATCTGGAAGCTCCATCTAAAGGAAATATGGATGGAAAAGCTGTTCTGGACCGTTTCCAGGAAGATGTAGATAAATTTATGACCGAAAAAGGAGCAGAAGGTTGGAAATAA
- a CDS encoding carbohydrate ABC transporter permease, whose protein sequence is MPKKKKSIYPLWVLIPALLIYTVFSVVPIVISLVCSFTDWNMGRLYTPAFNGVANYIELLKDPVFLRSIGNTFLFALATTILKTVVGFLLALVMVKKIPGRGIMRTIYYAPCVISITVVGVLFKSILANKGLLNNILQMIGLSNLTHDWLGSYGTAIGSVILVETWMWAGFNMFIFISGLQAIPEDYYESATLDGASAFAKLKNITLPLIVPSMTVVVTLSIAGGLKVFDIIYVLTNGGPGFDTQVLATYTYQSFSLGFLGESSAGSVILAVIVVIISFTMNRYFTKREVEM, encoded by the coding sequence ATGCCCAAAAAAAAGAAATCAATTTATCCTTTATGGGTGCTTATTCCAGCGCTTTTGATATACACTGTTTTTTCCGTTGTTCCCATTGTGATCAGCTTGGTATGTTCTTTTACAGACTGGAATATGGGCCGATTATATACACCCGCATTTAATGGAGTTGCCAATTACATCGAACTTTTAAAAGATCCTGTTTTTTTGCGTTCTATTGGCAATACCTTTTTGTTTGCATTGGCAACTACCATCTTAAAAACAGTAGTCGGCTTTCTTCTTGCGCTTGTTATGGTAAAAAAAATACCCGGAAGAGGAATTATGCGAACCATCTATTATGCTCCCTGTGTAATTAGTATCACGGTTGTCGGAGTGTTATTTAAATCTATTTTAGCAAATAAAGGATTACTCAATAATATCCTTCAAATGATAGGATTAAGCAACTTAACTCATGATTGGCTTGGAAGTTATGGCACTGCTATTGGAAGTGTAATTTTGGTAGAGACATGGATGTGGGCAGGATTCAATATGTTCATTTTCATTTCCGGTCTGCAGGCAATTCCTGAGGATTACTATGAAAGTGCTACCTTAGATGGTGCCTCTGCTTTTGCAAAGCTAAAAAACATCACGCTTCCTTTAATTGTTCCGTCAATGACCGTTGTTGTGACACTAAGTATTGCTGGTGGTTTAAAAGTATTTGATATTATTTATGTACTCACAAATGGAGGTCCAGGTTTTGACACACAGGTTCTGGCAACTTATACCTATCAATCCTTCAGTCTCGGATTTCTTGGGGAATCATCAGCCGGAAGTGTCATTCTGGCAGTTATTGTAGTAATCATATCGTTTACTATGAATCGTTATTTTACGAAACGAGAGGTAGAAATGTGA
- a CDS encoding carbohydrate ABC transporter permease, translating to MKKKRAGKCILFLFMVALALLYVIPFFMMGLGSFKTQAEAARFDLALPSKWLFSNYTHVLESGKIWLGYLNSIIITIPVTVISVFLGAIAGIVISRRNDKLSQGIYYYFIFGLTLTLQIASIFFLLQYLHIYGTFFSVICIFISLRIPFTVMTFCSFVKGVPREIDEASIMDGCNFWQMTIKILFPILKPIMVTNVVITAIDVWNNFMIPLFYLGSAKKSTISMVIYSFFGRYNRDWQYVFAALMLVVLPMLIFFIILQKHIIAGMTAGAVKG from the coding sequence GTGAAGAAAAAACGCGCAGGAAAATGTATTCTTTTTTTATTCATGGTTGCTTTGGCATTGTTATACGTAATACCATTTTTTATGATGGGATTGGGTTCTTTCAAAACCCAGGCAGAAGCAGCAAGATTTGACCTTGCCTTGCCATCAAAATGGCTTTTCTCCAACTATACTCATGTATTGGAATCTGGAAAAATATGGCTGGGATATCTTAACAGTATTATTATTACTATTCCCGTAACGGTGATTTCCGTTTTTTTGGGAGCAATAGCCGGCATTGTCATTTCCAGACGAAATGACAAATTATCGCAGGGAATTTATTATTATTTTATCTTTGGTCTTACATTGACCTTACAGATTGCATCTATTTTCTTTTTGTTGCAATATTTACATATATATGGTACTTTTTTCTCTGTAATCTGTATCTTTATTTCATTACGGATTCCTTTTACTGTTATGACATTCTGTAGCTTTGTAAAGGGAGTACCACGAGAGATTGATGAAGCATCCATAATGGACGGTTGTAATTTTTGGCAAATGACTATTAAGATATTATTTCCAATTTTAAAGCCAATCATGGTAACTAACGTTGTAATTACCGCTATTGATGTATGGAACAATTTTATGATTCCGTTATTCTATTTGGGATCTGCAAAAAAATCAACTATCTCCATGGTAATTTACAGCTTTTTTGGACGCTACAACAGAGACTGGCAATATGTGTTTGCTGCATTGATGCTGGTCGTATTGCCAATGTTAATCTTTTTTATAATTCTTCAAAAACATATTATTGCCGGTATGACAGCCGGTGCTGTGAAAGGATAA
- a CDS encoding Gfo/Idh/MocA family protein translates to MKANYMVIGYGWRADFYYRIAKLLPEQFSICAGVLRTEARAKEVASKEHIFTTVDLDEALSQKPDFAVLCVPREIAKDYLVQLMEKGIPVLCETPPGKNVAELNELWTLSQKYNGRVQIVEQYFLQPYYASILDIIKQGYLGTTSSVMLSALHGYHAVSIFRKFLGIKYENCIIQGKKFWSEVTATNGRNGFDESGTIIQEDRDWAFMQFENGKNAFLDFEGEQYFSQIRTRRWNVRGVRGEINDNTVRFLNASNQPIEQSLQRVDVGINNNSEWAHKGILFLDKQVYQNPFYPARMNDDEIAVASCLACMKNFTENGTEFYSLREALQDTYLSFMLEQAIESEKTVKTETQPWGF, encoded by the coding sequence ATGAAAGCAAATTATATGGTTATTGGATATGGTTGGAGAGCTGATTTTTATTACCGGATTGCAAAACTTTTACCAGAACAGTTTTCAATATGTGCCGGTGTATTACGTACAGAGGCTCGTGCAAAAGAAGTTGCATCAAAGGAACATATTTTTACTACCGTTGATTTAGACGAAGCACTTTCTCAAAAGCCAGATTTTGCAGTCCTCTGCGTTCCACGGGAAATTGCAAAGGATTATCTCGTACAATTAATGGAAAAAGGAATTCCTGTACTCTGCGAAACACCTCCTGGAAAAAATGTCGCAGAATTAAATGAATTATGGACATTGTCCCAAAAATATAATGGTCGTGTACAAATCGTAGAACAATATTTCCTCCAGCCTTATTACGCAAGTATATTAGATATTATCAAGCAGGGTTATTTAGGCACAACCTCCAGCGTTATGTTATCTGCACTTCACGGATATCATGCAGTTAGCATATTCCGAAAATTTCTCGGTATTAAATACGAAAATTGTATCATTCAGGGAAAAAAATTCTGGTCAGAAGTAACTGCTACCAATGGTCGAAATGGTTTTGATGAAAGTGGAACCATTATTCAGGAAGACAGAGACTGGGCTTTTATGCAATTTGAAAATGGAAAAAACGCCTTTTTAGATTTTGAAGGTGAACAGTATTTTTCACAAATTCGTACACGACGTTGGAATGTTCGTGGTGTTCGAGGTGAAATTAATGACAATACTGTAAGATTTCTAAATGCCTCCAATCAACCAATAGAACAATCTCTCCAAAGAGTAGACGTAGGCATAAATAATAATAGCGAATGGGCACACAAGGGAATTCTATTTTTAGATAAACAAGTTTATCAAAATCCTTTTTATCCCGCAAGAATGAACGATGATGAAATTGCCGTAGCGTCTTGCCTTGCATGTATGAAAAACTTCACAGAAAACGGAACAGAATTTTATTCATTACGCGAAGCACTTCAGGATACTTATTTATCTTTTATGCTTGAGCAGGCAATTGAAAGCGAAAAAACAGTAAAAACAGAAACACAGCCCTGGGGCTTTTAA